Proteins co-encoded in one Haladaptatus sp. ZSTT2 genomic window:
- a CDS encoding glutamate-cysteine ligase family protein: MSSHTTQPIRRSIEVEYWVVDEQGELTEPGELVSASSRVEREFVRPLLEIKTTPCETTGQLREELFAQLRVVLDRAEAAGKRLVPLATPLAGEEVTEIPSERTRIQNAVVGGDFEYVRHCAGTHIHVEQQPGHEVDQMNAFVALDPALALVNSSPYYRGERLATGARSKLYRRKAYDSMPHQGLLWSYIDDKREWTRRLERRYEEFVAATLDAGVDRATVEANFDPESAVWTPVQFRKQFGTVEWRSPDAALPGHVVQLADRLADVTATVRDGEVRIEGETGRWTEAEVVLPSFDTVLEYVDAAIEDGLDSEAVRGYLERMGFDIAAYDPLTEHVDDGPTITAESARNRRLECADLLEQEVRHQSVDID, encoded by the coding sequence GTGTCATCACACACCACACAACCGATTCGGCGGAGCATCGAGGTCGAATACTGGGTCGTAGACGAGCAGGGGGAACTGACCGAGCCGGGCGAACTGGTGTCGGCGTCTTCCAGGGTCGAACGGGAATTCGTCCGCCCGCTGCTGGAAATCAAGACGACGCCCTGCGAAACGACGGGGCAACTCCGCGAGGAACTGTTCGCACAGCTGCGAGTGGTACTCGACCGGGCCGAAGCGGCTGGCAAGAGACTTGTCCCACTGGCGACGCCGCTGGCTGGCGAAGAGGTCACTGAGATACCCAGCGAACGCACGCGCATCCAAAACGCGGTGGTCGGCGGGGACTTCGAATACGTCCGCCACTGTGCCGGGACGCACATACACGTAGAACAGCAACCCGGGCACGAGGTCGACCAGATGAACGCGTTCGTCGCGCTCGATCCAGCGCTGGCGCTGGTCAACTCCTCGCCATACTATCGGGGAGAACGGCTGGCGACGGGCGCGCGCTCGAAACTATACCGACGGAAGGCGTACGACAGCATGCCACATCAGGGACTGCTGTGGTCGTACATCGACGACAAGCGAGAGTGGACGCGCCGTCTGGAGCGTCGCTACGAGGAGTTCGTCGCCGCCACGCTGGACGCGGGTGTCGACCGGGCAACCGTTGAGGCGAATTTCGACCCAGAGAGCGCGGTCTGGACACCGGTTCAGTTCCGCAAGCAGTTTGGGACCGTCGAATGGCGTTCGCCGGACGCGGCACTGCCGGGCCATGTCGTCCAGCTGGCCGACCGGTTGGCTGACGTGACCGCCACCGTCCGCGACGGCGAGGTGCGTATCGAGGGCGAGACCGGCCGGTGGACCGAGGCGGAGGTTGTCCTCCCGTCCTTTGACACTGTCCTCGAATACGTCGACGCCGCCATCGAGGACGGCCTCGACTCTGAGGCGGTCCGTGGCTACCTCGAACGGATGGGATTCGATATCGCGGCGTACGACCCGCTCACCGAGCATGTCGACGACGGGCCGACGATCACCGCCGAGTCGGCCCGGAACCGACGACTGGAGTGTGCCGACCTGCTCGAACAAGAGGTCCGTCACCAGTCGGTCGATATCGACTGA